The following proteins come from a genomic window of Candidatus Saccharibacteria bacterium oral taxon 488:
- a CDS encoding DUF2130 domain-containing protein → MRQIKCPNCGQVFEIDQASYADIVKQVRDQEFTREIAERENLLLTDKENAVQLAEQKTRSELQKLLSEKEAELASLQAEKKAEAARINSEKQSEISSLKSELEKAQGDKELALERLRSEADKELAQTKSQSDQIIADLNAKIKAFETEKDLEVNRAVSAVERERDNFKLQLAAKENERQLVESNLKDKYTAELKSKDEQIAYYKDFKARLSTKMLGETLEQHCETEFNKLRATAFPHAYFEKDNDSRTGSKGDYIFRENDESGNEIISIMFEMKNENDQTATKKHNADFLKELDKDRREKNCEYAILVSLLEANSELYNVGIVDVSHRYPKMFVIRPQFFIQIIMLLRNAALNALKYKSELALVRAQNLDITHFEEDMEKFKAGFARNYDLASRKFTDAIEGIDKTIKQLEKTKQALLSSENNLRLANDKAQELTIKKLTRNNPTMAAKFEEARKKEEN, encoded by the coding sequence ATGCGTCAAATAAAATGTCCGAATTGCGGTCAAGTATTTGAAATAGACCAAGCGAGTTACGCCGATATTGTTAAGCAGGTTCGCGATCAAGAATTTACGCGTGAGATTGCTGAGCGCGAGAATTTATTGCTTACAGATAAAGAAAACGCCGTACAATTAGCAGAGCAAAAGACTCGCAGCGAGCTCCAAAAGCTACTGTCTGAGAAAGAGGCCGAACTAGCAAGCTTGCAAGCAGAGAAGAAAGCAGAAGCTGCTCGAATTAACTCTGAGAAACAATCAGAAATATCATCGCTGAAGTCTGAACTAGAGAAAGCACAAGGCGATAAAGAGCTAGCTTTAGAGCGGTTACGCTCAGAAGCTGATAAAGAGTTAGCGCAAACTAAGTCGCAGAGCGATCAAATAATTGCGGACTTAAACGCAAAAATCAAGGCTTTTGAGACCGAGAAAGATTTGGAGGTTAACCGGGCGGTTAGCGCTGTTGAGCGTGAGCGCGATAATTTCAAGCTGCAGCTAGCCGCTAAAGAGAATGAGCGCCAGCTCGTTGAGTCAAATTTGAAAGACAAATACACGGCAGAGCTAAAATCGAAGGATGAACAAATTGCTTATTACAAAGATTTTAAGGCTCGTTTGTCGACCAAAATGTTGGGTGAGACGCTTGAACAGCATTGTGAGACTGAATTTAATAAACTGCGCGCTACAGCCTTTCCGCACGCATATTTTGAGAAAGACAACGACTCTCGTACTGGCAGTAAGGGAGACTATATTTTTCGAGAAAATGATGAATCCGGCAATGAGATTATATCCATCATGTTTGAGATGAAAAACGAAAATGACCAGACTGCCACTAAAAAGCATAATGCAGACTTCCTCAAAGAGCTGGATAAAGATCGTCGCGAGAAGAACTGTGAATATGCAATCTTAGTGTCATTACTTGAGGCGAATAGCGAATTATATAATGTTGGTATCGTTGACGTGTCGCACCGTTATCCAAAAATGTTCGTGATTCGACCGCAATTTTTTATACAGATAATTATGCTGCTGCGCAATGCAGCGCTTAATGCTCTGAAATATAAATCAGAGTTGGCATTGGTGCGTGCACAAAATCTGGATATTACGCATTTTGAAGAGGATATGGAGAAATTTAAGGCTGGTTTCGCGCGCAACTATGACTTGGCAAGCCGTAAGTTTACTGATGCTATTGAAGGAATAGATAAGACCATTAAGCAACTAGAGAAAACTAAGCAGGCGCTTTTATCGTCTGAAAATAATCTTCGTTTAGCTAATGATAAGGCTCAAGAATTAACGATTAAAAAACTTACCCGTAATAATCCAACGATGGCGGCAAAATTTGAGGAGGCGAGAAAAAAAGAGGAGAACTAA
- a CDS encoding type I restriction endonuclease subunit R, with protein sequence MKYDVIAENSDSTVVSDYVSPYQRATSYQSEAELERELIRQLQAQAYEYLPIKSETDLTENLRTQLEKLNDYTFTDAEWKRFFAERIANGNENIADKTFKIQEDSTQLLQRDNGEVINIRLLDKTNIHKNCLQVINQYEVSGVRDNRYDVTLLVNGLPLVHIELKRRGVPLKEAFNQINRYQRDSFWAGSGLFEYIQLFVISNGTHTKYYSNTTRWQHINEAGKSDSHRSKKTSNSFEFTSWWADANNRPITDLIDFTATFLSKHTLLNVLTKYCVFTSDKLLLVMRPYQIVATERILNRIQIATNYKKLGTIEAGGYVWHTTGSGKTLTSFKTAQLASRLDYIDKVLFVVDRKDLDYQTMKEYDKFQEGAANSNTSTRVLTRQLGDPNAKIIITTIQKLDTFIKHNQGHKAFDDHMVIIFDECHRSQFGDMHHAITKSFRNYHLFGFTGTPIFADNASSGGRVDLRTTEQAFGDKLHTYTIVDAITDKNVLPFRIDYIRTIREADEVDDQQKVRDIDRERALNAPERIRNVVQYIRDHFDQKTMRNAKYYAFTRLMNVHEVASAQNRVAVEEAKDKIRLSGFNSIFAVSSIETAKLYYNEFKRQQAELPEVKRLKIATIYSYGANDPDLEMDGMDDENSENTDGLDVSSRDFLEGVIRDYNATFGTNYDTSAERFQNYYKDVSLRMKNREIDLLIVVNMFLTGFDATTLNTLWVDKNLRMHGLIQAYSRTNRILNSIKTYGNIVTFRNLEKATNEALALFGDKDAKGIVLLRPFRDYYEGYEDAGKKMSGYVDLITELKNKFPVGEIIASEQEQKEFVKLYGAILRVKNILSSFDEFIGKEILSQRDVQDYHSMYIDLYNELRPKSDESKENINDDLVFEMELIKQVEINIDYILELIRQYHDSHLNNKEILVDIDKAVNSSMELRNKKDLIEQFIASLTVDSSVDGDWQEFVKSRKIKELDQIIDDEKLDKKATYTFVENAFRDGYIQSTGTGLSGILPPISRFSADGERSKKRETVLEKLRNFFDRFFDISSGKL encoded by the coding sequence ATGAAGTATGATGTAATTGCTGAAAATAGCGACAGTACCGTCGTCAGCGACTATGTCTCGCCATACCAGCGGGCGACGAGTTATCAGAGCGAGGCGGAATTAGAGCGAGAGTTAATCAGGCAATTGCAAGCGCAGGCGTATGAATATTTGCCGATCAAGAGTGAGACTGACTTGACAGAGAATCTGCGCACGCAGTTGGAAAAACTGAATGATTACACGTTTACCGATGCTGAGTGGAAGCGGTTCTTCGCGGAGCGGATCGCCAATGGTAATGAGAATATTGCTGACAAGACCTTCAAAATTCAGGAAGATAGTACACAATTGCTACAACGTGATAACGGCGAGGTGATTAATATCCGCTTGTTGGACAAGACGAATATCCACAAGAATTGCCTGCAGGTAATCAATCAATACGAGGTGTCGGGTGTACGAGATAACCGCTATGATGTGACACTGTTGGTGAATGGTTTGCCGCTGGTGCATATTGAGCTAAAAAGGCGCGGCGTGCCCCTAAAGGAAGCTTTCAATCAGATCAATCGCTACCAGCGGGATAGTTTTTGGGCGGGTAGCGGGCTGTTTGAATATATCCAGTTGTTTGTGATTAGTAACGGCACTCATACGAAATATTACAGCAATACGACGCGCTGGCAGCATATCAATGAGGCGGGTAAATCGGATTCGCATCGCAGTAAAAAGACCAGTAATAGCTTTGAATTTACCAGCTGGTGGGCGGATGCTAATAATCGCCCGATTACCGATTTGATAGATTTTACAGCAACTTTTTTATCTAAACATACGCTACTTAATGTGCTGACGAAGTACTGTGTATTTACCAGTGATAAATTATTGCTGGTGATGCGCCCATATCAGATCGTGGCGACCGAGCGTATTCTGAATCGCATCCAGATTGCTACAAATTACAAAAAGCTCGGTACGATTGAGGCTGGCGGTTATGTGTGGCATACCACAGGCAGTGGTAAGACGTTGACTAGTTTTAAGACGGCTCAGCTGGCAAGCAGGCTCGACTATATCGATAAAGTGCTTTTCGTGGTTGACCGTAAAGACCTCGATTACCAGACGATGAAAGAGTATGACAAGTTCCAGGAAGGGGCGGCGAATAGCAATACCAGTACGCGGGTTCTGACGAGGCAATTGGGTGATCCGAATGCTAAGATTATTATTACTACTATTCAAAAACTCGACACATTCATCAAGCACAATCAAGGACACAAGGCTTTTGATGATCACATGGTTATCATCTTTGACGAGTGTCACCGTTCGCAATTTGGCGATATGCATCATGCCATCACCAAAAGTTTTCGTAATTATCATTTGTTTGGTTTTACCGGTACGCCGATATTTGCTGATAATGCGTCCAGCGGCGGGCGAGTTGATCTACGAACCACCGAGCAAGCGTTTGGCGATAAACTGCATACCTATACCATAGTCGATGCGATTACTGATAAGAATGTGTTGCCGTTTCGGATTGACTATATTCGGACAATTCGCGAGGCAGACGAGGTTGATGATCAACAGAAAGTGCGAGATATTGATCGTGAGCGGGCATTGAACGCTCCGGAGCGTATTCGTAATGTCGTGCAATATATCCGTGACCACTTTGATCAAAAAACCATGCGCAATGCCAAATATTACGCATTTACACGGCTGATGAATGTACATGAAGTTGCGTCGGCGCAAAATAGAGTGGCAGTTGAAGAGGCAAAAGATAAAATTCGGCTGAGCGGATTTAACTCAATTTTTGCGGTGAGCTCAATCGAGACAGCAAAACTTTATTATAATGAGTTTAAGCGCCAGCAAGCTGAGCTTCCTGAAGTTAAACGCCTGAAAATCGCTACGATTTATAGCTACGGAGCGAATGATCCTGATCTGGAAATGGACGGTATGGATGATGAAAATTCGGAAAATACCGATGGATTGGACGTCTCGTCACGTGATTTTCTGGAGGGTGTAATTCGTGATTATAATGCAACGTTTGGTACGAATTATGATACCAGTGCCGAGCGATTTCAGAATTATTATAAGGATGTGAGCCTGCGGATGAAGAATCGAGAGATTGATTTATTGATCGTAGTGAATATGTTTTTGACGGGTTTTGATGCCACGACGTTGAATACGCTGTGGGTTGATAAAAACTTGCGGATGCACGGGCTGATTCAAGCTTATTCGCGGACGAATCGTATCCTTAACTCAATTAAAACCTATGGAAATATTGTAACGTTTCGCAATTTGGAGAAGGCGACTAATGAAGCTTTAGCACTTTTCGGCGACAAAGATGCGAAAGGCATTGTGCTATTGCGTCCTTTCCGAGATTATTATGAAGGCTATGAAGACGCTGGAAAGAAAATGTCGGGCTATGTTGATTTGATTACTGAGCTAAAAAATAAATTTCCAGTGGGTGAGATAATTGCCAGCGAGCAGGAGCAGAAAGAATTCGTAAAGCTGTATGGTGCAATTCTGAGAGTAAAAAATATTTTGTCGAGCTTTGATGAGTTTATTGGAAAAGAAATTTTGAGCCAGCGAGATGTGCAAGATTATCATAGTATGTACATCGACCTCTACAACGAGCTGCGGCCGAAATCGGATGAGAGTAAGGAGAATATCAATGATGATTTGGTATTTGAGATGGAACTCATTAAACAAGTTGAGATAAATATAGATTATATCCTGGAGCTGATTCGGCAGTATCATGATAGTCATTTGAATAATAAAGAGATTTTAGTCGATATTGATAAAGCGGTTAACTCATCTATGGAATTGCGTAATAAGAAGGATTTGATAGAGCAGTTTATTGCGTCGCTCACGGTTGATAGTTCGGTCGATGGCGACTGGCAGGAGTTTGTGAAATCAAGGAAAATCAAAGAACTAGACCAGATCATTGATGATGAAAAATTAGATAAAAAAGCGACGTATACGTTTGTTGAAAATGCTTTTCGCGACGGATATATACAATCAACTGGCACAGGGCTGTCAGGGATACTGCCGCCAATATCGCGATTTTCGGCTGATGGAGAGCGCAGTAAAAAACGCGAAACGGTATTGGAAAAACTGAGGAATTTCTTTGATCGCTTCTTTGATATTTCGAGCGGGAAGCTGTAG